gcatttttctaattatgctTTGTATTAATTATCCCCGCTTGTCACGATTGCAGAATCTGAGTTTTGCATGTCCGTGGGAATGAACGCCACTGTATAAAGTTGCAAAGATGGTGCTGCCTGATTTCTAATAGATAGAAAATTTGGACgcaaatagattaattttaatcgTGCTGTTAGTGACATAATAATGAGAAGGATAAGCTaataagagaagaaagagagaatgaCATCCTTTTATTGAATGTGAAAAACTGGCATTTTGATAGCCgtataaaatagaaacatCAGAAAATATGTAATGAAAAGCTAACCAATTTTAGACTACTTCAGACACTAACTCCCTAACTCCCTAAGAAATaggaaattattttcttaacagTCTAACTAAGATAACTAATAATAGAACAAAACTTTCTAACATATCCTCCCTTAAACCAAATGTTAATCATTTAGTTTATATCACTATCTGCACACTCCCAGCAGTCCACGTAACTTCAAGATAACATCCAATTTGAGAGGTTTAGTCATAATATCTGCCAATTGTTCTTGTGTCCTGCAGTGCACTAAGTCTACCGTACCATCCTTAGTGAGATTACgaagaaaatgaaaacgaACATCAATGTGCTTGCTTCGACCATGCATCACTGGATTCTTTGAAAGCTTGATGGCTGAGCTGTTGTCACAGTGAATTAGTGTCAACTTATTTTGATTCTGGCCCAATTTTCCCAACACCCTTTTTAACCACAGCTTGACAAGCACATGAAGCTGCCGCAATGAATTCTGCTTCTGTAGTGGATAAACTCACTACAGGTTGTTTTTTGGATGACCACGATATAGCTCCTGAGCTCAGCAGAAAAATATAACCTGAGGTGCTCTTCCTATCTTCCAAGTCACCAGCATAATCACTATCTGAATAAACATGAAGTTCACCATCTCCTCCCTTCTTGTAGAAGATTCCAAACTCGATCGTTCCTTTCAAGTATTTTAGCACTCGTTTTGCAACTTGCAAGTGCATTTCTGTGGGGTTTTCCATATATCTACTGATTAAATTCACCATGAATATCATGTCAGGATGTGTTGCGGTGAGATACATCAGACTACCCACAACTTGCTTGTAATAGGTTTTGTCCACCTTAACTCCAGCTTCATCCTTTGTAAGCTTAACACCAAGAACAATTGGATTATGCACAAAATTGCTATTCTCCATCCCAAACCTTCGTAATATTTCTGCAACATACTTCTTTTGACTTATAAAAATTCCATTAGGCTTTTGCAACACTTCAAGACCAAGAAAATACCTCATTTTTTCGAAATCAGTCATATCAAATTAACGCTTCATTGAGTTCTTAAAATCTGCAATCATCAACTCATTATTTCCAATAAAAATGagatcatcaacatacaaacTTACAATCAACATCCTGCCTTCTCCCTTAGATTTTATGAATAAGGTGTGCTCGTAATCACACTTCTCAAAGCCTtccttcaaaaaaaaaagcttcTATGCAACTGTACCATGCACGCAGTGCTTGCTTCAACCCGTAAAGTGCCTTTTTTAACTTGTAGACTTTCTGCTCCTTCCCCCGTTTCACATATCCACAAGGCTACTCTACGTATACATTTTCTTTCAGCTCACCATGTAAAAATGCAGACTTCACGTCTAGTTGATAAACTGTCCAATGTTTTTGAGCTGCAAGTGCAAGGACTAAACGGATTGTCTCCATGCGCGCCACTGGTGCAAAAACTTTATTGTAATCTACTCCATACTCTTGAGCATACCCCTTCACTACAAGTCTAGCCTTGTATTTGTTCACTTCTCCATTTCCATCATATTTAGTCTTATAAATCCACTTGACTCCCACTTTCTTTGACCCTTTAGGCAATTCCACCAAATCCCATGTACCATTCCTCTCTGTTGCCTCCATTTCAACATCCATGGCATGTTTCCATTTCTCAGTCTTCACAGCATCTTCAAAGTGAATAGGATCTGTTGTTGCaaacagaagaaaataagCTTCCTCGTCACCTTCAGAAAGTCCTTCTCCTGTAATATAGTCCCGCATCCATATTGGTGGcactcttcttctttcttcactAGAACTTGTATACCCTTCCTCAACTGATGAATTGGAATCGTgattttcttcatcatcaatatcaaaattcaTTCCAGCTTCATTCTGCTCCAGTGTTGTCTCTCCATCTAAGCGATTTTCCCATTCTAAATCACATGCAATTTCAGCATCATACTTTTTATCCCAGTCCCAACACTTGTCTTCTTCAAACACCACATCTCTACTGATTATAATCCTTTGTGAAATTGGATTATAAAATCTGTATGCCTTAGACTCGTCACTAACTCCAAGCAAAACACAACTGATGCTCTTATCATTTAACTTGCTTCTCGTACTATCAGGCACATGCACATGAGAAACACAACCAAAAACTCGAAAATGTGCAACTGAAGGCTTACTTCCACTCCATGCTTCCTCTGGAACTTGATTCTTTACCACCATTGTTGGACTCCGGTTTAAGACATGCACTGCCCAATTTACTGCTTCAGGCCAGAAAGTTTTAGGAATTTTCTTCTCTGAAAGCATGCTACGAACCATATTCATAATGGTTCTATTCTTTCGCTCCGCAATTCCGTTTTGTTGAGGTGTGTAGGCTGCTGTTAACTGTCTTTGTATGTCATTTTCATCACAAAAATTGTTGAATTCATGTGATGTAAATTCTCCACCTCTATCCGTTCGtaagtttttaataaaaaaaacttgatTCATTTTCAACGTGAACTTTAAATTTTCTGAAAGTAGTGAAGGCTTCAGATTTTTctatcaaaaaataaacccATGTTTTTCTACTAAAGTCATCAGTAAAGGTGATCAAATACCTTTCTTTGCTGTTGGAGATGCATGTTATTGGTCCACAGATGTCAGCATGTATCAACTGTAGAACTTGTGATGCTCTCCAATTGCTGCTTTTCGGAAACGAATTTTTGTGTTGCTTTCCTATCAGACAATCCTTGCACAACTTTGATGGAGACATGAGTTGTGGCAGGCCATGcaccatttctttttgttgaagAGTCCTCAAGCCTTTAAAGTTCAAATGCCCATATCTACAGTGCTAGAGCTGCACAAGATCTTCGGTGATTGCACTAAAACAAGTAGATGGTAAAGGCTGACACACTGCACTAAACATGAACATTCTATTTGTAGACttcttaatttctaaaatcagGCCTCTTTCTGGATGATACACTTTGCacttctcatgttgaaacagGAAAGAAAGCCCTTTCTCCTGTAACTGCCCTACACTCAACAAGTTATTCCTCAGTTGCGGCACATAAAAAACTCCTGTAATGATTTGCACCACATCGTTCACTTTCAATCTCACATTACCTTTTCCTGCAACCACCACACTAGAATTGTCGCCTAACTTCACTGTATCTCTTAAAT
The sequence above is drawn from the Ricinus communis isolate WT05 ecotype wild-type chromosome 7, ASM1957865v1, whole genome shotgun sequence genome and encodes:
- the LOC125370648 gene encoding secreted RxLR effector protein 161-like; translation: MRYFLGLEVLQKPNGIFISQKKYVAEILRRFGMENSNFVHNPIVLGVKLTKDEAGVKVDKTYYKQVVGSLMYLTATHPDMIFMVNLISRYMENPTEMHLQVAKRVLKYLKGTIEFGIFYKKGGDGELHVYSDSDYAGDLEDRKSTSGYIFLLSSGAISWSSKKQPVVSLSTTEAEFIAAASCACQAVVKKGVGKIGPESK